A section of the Mesorhizobium loti genome encodes:
- a CDS encoding CDP-alcohol phosphatidyltransferase family protein: protein MNTGDRRPLASRDTRWAQAAARRLAALSVTPNQISQASILAGALAGAAFWLGGQSDGMARLLLLPGAALFCQLRLLCNLFDGMVAVEGGKASADGPFWNEFPDRIADIAIMVGIGYGIAMPGLGWAAACFSVLTAYVRELGRANEAPSDFSGPMAKPHRMAVATIAALLSSVEFLWHGRNEILTLALAIIAIGSAATALRRAWRQVRWLRSERP, encoded by the coding sequence ATGAACACAGGCGACCGCAGACCCCTTGCAAGCCGCGACACGCGCTGGGCACAGGCGGCGGCCAGACGTCTCGCCGCACTCTCGGTGACCCCCAACCAGATTTCGCAGGCCAGCATCCTCGCCGGCGCGCTGGCCGGCGCCGCCTTCTGGCTTGGCGGGCAGAGCGACGGCATGGCGCGTCTGCTGTTGTTGCCTGGTGCCGCGCTGTTCTGCCAACTACGCCTACTGTGCAACCTTTTCGACGGCATGGTCGCCGTCGAAGGCGGCAAGGCGTCGGCCGATGGGCCGTTCTGGAACGAGTTCCCGGACAGGATCGCCGACATCGCCATCATGGTGGGCATAGGCTACGGCATCGCCATGCCTGGCCTTGGCTGGGCAGCCGCCTGTTTTTCGGTTCTCACCGCCTATGTGCGGGAACTCGGGCGGGCCAATGAAGCACCGAGCGATTTCTCCGGCCCGATGGCCAAACCGCATCGCATGGCGGTTGCAACCATCGCTGCGCTGCTGTCATCAGTGGAATTCCTCTGGCATGGCCGCAACGAAATCCTGACACTCGCGCTTGCCATCATCGCGATCGGCTCCGCCGCAACCGCGCTGCGCCGCGCATGGCGACAAGTGCGTTGGTTGAGAAGCGAGCGCCCCTGA